From Falsiruegeria litorea R37, the proteins below share one genomic window:
- a CDS encoding CatB-related O-acetyltransferase: MPMPDATRRYPVTLPDGSEHKGTVFLNRVIDHPRFQVGDYTYASDFDPPQDWASHLAPYLFATSTEALRIGKFCQIAHGVRFITSSANHAMDSLTCFPFPVFDPAQMGSYQPDTRDTMIGHDVWIGYGALILPGAQIGTGAIIGAGAVVRGNVPDYGVVTGNPGTVVKSRFDANTIAALLDTGWWDWPAEQIAQAESALLSGDVDALKRI, encoded by the coding sequence ATGCCCATGCCCGACGCCACACGACGGTATCCAGTGACGCTGCCCGATGGCAGCGAACACAAGGGAACCGTGTTCCTGAACCGCGTGATTGATCATCCGCGGTTTCAGGTGGGCGACTACACCTACGCGTCGGATTTCGACCCGCCCCAGGATTGGGCCAGCCACCTTGCGCCCTATCTGTTTGCAACCTCGACCGAGGCACTTCGCATCGGCAAGTTCTGTCAGATTGCCCATGGGGTGCGCTTCATCACCAGCTCGGCCAACCACGCGATGGACAGCCTGACCTGTTTCCCATTCCCGGTGTTCGACCCGGCGCAGATGGGCAGCTATCAGCCCGACACGCGTGACACGATGATTGGCCATGACGTCTGGATCGGCTACGGCGCCCTGATCCTGCCGGGCGCCCAGATCGGAACCGGGGCCATCATCGGCGCAGGTGCAGTGGTGCGTGGAAACGTGCCGGACTACGGCGTTGTGACCGGCAATCCGGGCACGGTCGTCAAATCCCGGTTCGATGCAAACACGATCGCGGCGCTGCTGGATACGGGATGGTGGGACTGGCCCGCAGAGCAGATCGCGCAAGCCGAATCTGCCTTGCTGAGTGGAGATGTCGACGCACTCAAGCGGATTTGA
- a CDS encoding DUF1178 family protein: MIQYALKCSKDHSFDSWFQSAEAYDKLAAAGMVSCVVCGDAQVEKAIMTPRVRPARSAVATPPAPEAAPAPKLSEPTSDMEKALAEARKQIEENSDYVGKDFVSEARAMHEGEAPERSIYGEANLEDAKSLIDDGVPVTPLPFMPNRKTN, encoded by the coding sequence ATGATTCAGTATGCGTTGAAATGCAGCAAAGACCACAGCTTTGACAGCTGGTTCCAGTCCGCCGAAGCTTATGACAAGCTGGCGGCTGCGGGCATGGTGTCCTGTGTGGTCTGTGGCGATGCGCAGGTCGAAAAGGCGATCATGACGCCGCGCGTGCGGCCCGCTCGTTCCGCCGTGGCAACGCCGCCCGCACCCGAGGCCGCTCCGGCGCCAAAGCTCAGCGAACCAACCTCTGACATGGAAAAAGCCCTGGCCGAGGCGCGCAAGCAGATCGAAGAGAACTCGGACTATGTCGGCAAGGATTTCGTGTCCGAGGCGCGTGCCATGCACGAAGGAGAAGCGCCGGAACGGTCGATCTATGGTGAGGCGAACCTGGAAGACGCCAAATCCCTGATTGATGATGGTGTGCCGGTCACACCGCTTCCTTTCATGCCTAACAGAAAGACAAACTGA
- a CDS encoding SDR family NAD(P)-dependent oxidoreductase has protein sequence MHILITGANRGIGKEISNRYRAAGHTVTGTARDGSESVTLDVTDPGQHRAMAEQMSGKPVDLLICNAGVYLDKGQEPDGYPAEMWAQTFAANVTGVFLTVQAMMPNLEMAEGARIAIISSQMASHTHAPGGSYIYRASKAAVLNLGRNLSADLKPKGIAVGIYHPGWVRTDMGGDAGDISVDEAADGLLARFAELDMDATGCFKTWDGRDHAY, from the coding sequence ATGCATATCCTGATCACGGGCGCCAATCGCGGTATCGGCAAGGAAATCAGCAACAGATACCGAGCAGCAGGCCATACGGTGACCGGAACAGCACGGGACGGCTCTGAATCAGTGACGTTGGATGTCACCGATCCCGGACAGCACCGCGCGATGGCCGAGCAGATGTCGGGCAAACCTGTGGACCTGCTGATCTGCAATGCAGGCGTCTATCTGGACAAGGGGCAGGAGCCGGACGGCTACCCGGCCGAGATGTGGGCGCAAACCTTTGCAGCCAATGTTACCGGCGTCTTCTTGACCGTGCAGGCGATGATGCCGAACCTGGAGATGGCCGAGGGCGCGCGCATTGCCATCATCTCGTCGCAGATGGCGTCTCACACTCACGCTCCGGGGGGCAGTTATATCTATCGCGCCTCCAAGGCTGCTGTTTTGAACCTGGGCCGCAACTTGTCCGCTGACCTGAAGCCAAAGGGCATCGCGGTCGGCATCTATCATCCCGGCTGGGTGCGAACGGACATGGGGGGCGATGCTGGCGACATTTCAGTCGATGAAGCCGCCGATGGTCTGCTCGCCCGATTTGCCGAGCTTGATATGGACGCCACCGGCTGCTTTAAAACCTGGGACGGTCGCGATCACGCCTATTGA
- a CDS encoding flavin reductase family protein has translation MFYRPEDGHGLPHNPFNAIITPRPIGWISSRDGNGVNNLAPYSFFNGVAYFPPQVMFASTGAKEDQDNTKDSMANIEETGEFCVNVVEFAARDAMNASSATLDKGVDEFAHAGLTAVECETINCARVEGAPAALECKLTKIVTLPGESNRVAFGEVTGIHLRDDCLRDGIFDVTTYRPLARLGYRDYSVVRELFSLQRPDD, from the coding sequence ATGTTCTACCGCCCCGAGGACGGCCACGGCCTGCCCCACAACCCGTTCAACGCCATCATCACCCCGCGCCCGATCGGGTGGATTTCCTCACGCGATGGCAATGGTGTGAACAACCTGGCGCCCTATTCGTTTTTCAACGGCGTGGCCTATTTCCCGCCGCAGGTCATGTTCGCCTCGACCGGGGCGAAAGAGGATCAGGACAACACCAAGGACAGCATGGCCAATATCGAAGAGACGGGTGAGTTCTGCGTCAACGTGGTCGAATTTGCCGCCCGCGACGCGATGAACGCCAGCTCTGCCACCCTGGACAAAGGGGTGGACGAGTTTGCCCATGCGGGCCTGACGGCGGTCGAATGCGAGACCATCAATTGCGCCCGCGTCGAAGGGGCACCAGCAGCGCTGGAATGCAAGTTGACCAAGATCGTGACCTTGCCGGGGGAATCGAACCGCGTGGCGTTCGGCGAAGTTACCGGTATTCATTTGCGCGATGATTGCCTGCGCGATGGGATCTTTGACGTGACAACCTATCGGCCACTGGCCCGATTGGGGTACCGCGATTATTCCGTAGTGCGCGAGCTGTTCTCGCTGCAACGACCCGACGATTGA
- a CDS encoding aspartate kinase, which produces MPVLVMKFGGTSVANLDRIRRVAKRIGVEVAKGYDVIVIVSAMSGKTNELVGWVNETSPLYDAREYDAVVSSGENVTAGLMALTLQEMDVPARSWQGWQVPLMTTSAHGQARIEEIPTKNINEKFGEGMRVAVVAGFQGISPEGRITTLGRGGSDTTAVAFAAAFEAERCDIYTDVDGVYTTDPRICEKARKLDKISFEEMLELASLGAKVLQTRSVELAMRYKVKLRVLSSFEEQSDEAGTLVCDEEDIMESNVVAGVAYSRDEAKMTAVSVADRPGIASTIFTALSDEGVNVDMIVQNISDEGRTDMTFSCPTDQVARAEKALLAIKDKGELNYQELVADTDVCKVSVVGIGMRSQSGVAAKMFKILSDEGINIKVITTSEIKISVLIDRKYMELAVQALHDAFELEKAA; this is translated from the coding sequence ATGCCCGTACTCGTTATGAAATTCGGTGGCACCTCGGTTGCCAACCTAGATCGCATCCGCCGCGTGGCCAAGCGCATCGGTGTCGAAGTGGCCAAGGGCTATGACGTCATCGTCATCGTGTCGGCCATGTCGGGCAAGACCAACGAGTTGGTGGGCTGGGTGAATGAAACCTCGCCGCTCTATGATGCGCGCGAATACGACGCGGTTGTATCCTCGGGTGAAAATGTGACTGCCGGTTTGATGGCGCTGACCCTGCAGGAAATGGACGTCCCCGCGCGCAGCTGGCAGGGCTGGCAAGTGCCGCTGATGACCACATCGGCCCACGGTCAGGCCCGGATCGAAGAGATCCCGACCAAGAACATCAACGAGAAATTCGGCGAGGGTATGCGCGTTGCCGTGGTCGCGGGATTCCAGGGCATCAGTCCCGAGGGTCGGATCACCACCCTGGGCCGGGGCGGTTCGGACACGACTGCGGTGGCCTTTGCCGCGGCGTTCGAGGCCGAGCGCTGTGACATCTACACCGACGTTGACGGCGTCTATACCACCGACCCGCGCATCTGCGAAAAGGCGCGCAAGCTGGACAAGATCTCGTTCGAGGAAATGCTCGAACTGGCCTCGCTGGGGGCCAAGGTGCTGCAAACCCGCTCGGTCGAGCTGGCGATGCGCTACAAGGTAAAACTGCGTGTTCTCAGCAGCTTTGAAGAACAATCCGACGAGGCCGGAACCCTGGTCTGCGATGAGGAGGATATCATGGAATCCAATGTTGTGGCCGGTGTGGCCTATTCCCGCGACGAAGCCAAGATGACCGCCGTTTCGGTGGCCGACCGCCCCGGCATCGCATCCACCATCTTTACCGCGCTCAGCGACGAGGGTGTGAACGTCGACATGATCGTTCAGAACATCTCGGACGAGGGGCGCACAGACATGACCTTCTCATGCCCGACCGATCAGGTGGCGCGTGCGGAAAAAGCCCTGTTGGCGATCAAAGACAAGGGCGAGCTGAACTATCAGGAGCTGGTTGCGGACACCGACGTCTGCAAGGTCTCGGTTGTGGGCATCGGCATGCGCTCGCAGTCGGGTGTTGCGGCCAAGATGTTCAAGATCCTCTCGGATGAGGGGATCAACATCAAAGTCATTACAACCTCTGAGATTAAAATTTCCGTGCTGATCGATCGGAAATACATGGAACTTGCTGTTCAGGCGCTGCATGATGCCTTTGAACTGGAAAAAGCGGCCTGA
- the ptsP gene encoding phosphoenolpyruvate--protein phosphotransferase yields the protein MADGTESESRKLLGRLREALASDDAGQARLDKITHLIADSMGTEVCSIYLFRDSETLELCATEGLQPESVHQTRLRMGEGLVGRVAKYSKVINTPDAPSAKGFRYMPETGEERFSSFLGIPVQRLGEKLGVLVVQSRDAREYSADEVYALEVVAMVVAEMTELGAFVGEGAALSPLHQQSVLLRGGTGQEGAAEGHVWLHEPRVVVTNPIADDPHRELERLTEAVEELRVGVDKMLEMSQNGDKEQLQVLEAYRMFANSKGWMRRMEEDIARGLSAEAAVEKEQSQARARMEQVNDAYLRERLADLDDLSNRLLRILTGQGRDSGVELPADPILVARNIGPGELLEYGRSLKGIVLEEGSVGSHAAIVARALAIPLVVHTARITTEALNGDHIMVDGDQGIVHLRPDDTVVAAFRDKIAMQADAQERYASIRDRKTETQDGKEISLVMNAGLMADLPSLDSSGAEGVGLFRTELQFLVRNQMPKRSELVSLYSRVLDAAHGKRVVFRTLDIGSDKVLPYMKPTDEPNPALGWRAIRVGLDKPGVMRMQLQALIRAANGRPLTIMFPFVAQAEEYHMARAEVDKTIAREKRLGHVLPESLEIGAMLETPSLAFAPQKFFDDVGFLSIGGNDLKQFFFAADRENERVRRRYDTLNVSFLSLIERIVERCAISGTPLSFCGEDAGRPIEALCLAAMGIRTLSMRPASIGPVKSLLLRSNLDDLRKIITDARHRGEQSVRPAVMEWLKQQS from the coding sequence ATGGCGGACGGCACAGAAAGTGAATCCCGCAAGCTGCTTGGACGGCTGCGCGAAGCCCTGGCCAGCGATGACGCTGGCCAGGCGCGTCTGGACAAGATCACCCATCTGATCGCGGACAGCATGGGAACCGAGGTCTGCTCGATCTACCTGTTCCGCGATTCGGAAACGCTGGAACTATGTGCGACCGAAGGGTTGCAGCCCGAATCCGTCCACCAGACCCGTTTGCGTATGGGCGAGGGGCTGGTGGGGCGCGTTGCCAAATACTCCAAGGTCATAAACACCCCCGACGCGCCGTCGGCCAAGGGCTTCCGCTATATGCCGGAAACGGGGGAGGAGCGGTTTTCGTCCTTCCTGGGTATTCCGGTGCAGCGTTTGGGTGAAAAGCTGGGCGTTCTCGTCGTTCAGTCCCGCGATGCACGTGAATATTCAGCGGACGAGGTTTATGCCCTCGAAGTGGTTGCGATGGTCGTGGCCGAGATGACAGAATTGGGGGCCTTTGTTGGCGAAGGCGCGGCCCTGTCGCCGCTGCACCAGCAATCGGTTCTGTTGCGTGGTGGCACCGGGCAGGAGGGCGCGGCCGAGGGTCATGTCTGGCTGCATGAGCCGCGCGTCGTGGTTACCAACCCCATCGCCGACGACCCACATCGCGAGCTGGAGCGCCTGACCGAGGCCGTCGAAGAGCTGCGCGTTGGCGTCGACAAGATGCTCGAGATGTCCCAGAACGGCGACAAAGAGCAGCTGCAAGTCCTTGAGGCCTATCGCATGTTTGCCAATTCCAAAGGCTGGATGCGGCGCATGGAAGAGGACATCGCCCGCGGCCTGAGCGCAGAGGCGGCGGTGGAAAAGGAACAGTCCCAGGCGCGCGCGCGCATGGAGCAGGTAAACGACGCCTATCTGCGCGAGCGACTGGCGGATCTGGATGACCTCAGCAACCGCTTGCTGCGCATTCTGACCGGTCAAGGGCGTGACTCCGGTGTGGAGCTGCCCGCCGATCCGATCCTTGTAGCCCGCAATATCGGGCCGGGGGAGCTGCTGGAATACGGCCGCTCGCTCAAAGGTATCGTACTCGAAGAGGGCTCTGTGGGTAGCCATGCGGCCATCGTGGCTCGGGCGCTGGCGATCCCGCTGGTTGTGCATACGGCCCGGATCACGACCGAGGCGCTGAACGGTGATCACATCATGGTTGATGGCGATCAGGGTATCGTCCACCTGCGTCCTGACGACACAGTCGTGGCGGCCTTCCGCGACAAGATCGCAATGCAGGCAGACGCTCAAGAACGCTATGCATCGATCCGGGATCGCAAGACCGAGACACAGGACGGCAAAGAAATCTCGTTGGTGATGAACGCTGGGTTGATGGCCGATCTGCCGTCACTCGACAGTTCCGGCGCCGAAGGGGTGGGGCTGTTCCGGACCGAGTTGCAGTTTCTGGTGCGCAACCAGATGCCCAAGCGGTCCGAGCTTGTGTCCCTTTATAGCCGTGTTCTGGACGCTGCGCATGGTAAGCGTGTGGTGTTCCGCACGCTTGATATCGGATCGGACAAGGTACTGCCCTACATGAAGCCCACGGACGAGCCGAACCCCGCTTTGGGGTGGCGCGCGATCCGGGTTGGATTGGACAAACCAGGCGTGATGCGGATGCAGCTGCAGGCGCTGATCCGGGCTGCCAATGGGCGTCCTCTGACCATCATGTTCCCTTTTGTTGCGCAGGCCGAGGAATACCACATGGCCCGCGCTGAGGTCGACAAGACCATCGCGCGCGAAAAGCGGCTGGGGCACGTACTGCCCGAGTCGCTTGAAATTGGCGCCATGCTGGAAACACCATCCCTGGCGTTTGCACCGCAAAAGTTCTTTGACGATGTTGGATTCCTGTCCATCGGGGGCAACGACCTGAAACAATTCTTCTTTGCGGCGGACCGCGAAAACGAACGCGTGCGTCGTCGTTATGACACGCTCAATGTGAGTTTTTTGAGTTTGATCGAGCGGATCGTGGAGCGCTGCGCAATCTCAGGCACGCCGCTGAGCTTTTGTGGCGAAGATGCAGGGCGCCCGATCGAGGCGCTGTGCCTGGCCGCCATGGGAATCCGAACTTTGTCCATGCGCCCGGCTTCAATTGGCCCAGTCAAAAGCTTGCTTTTGCGGTCAAATCTGGATGATCTGCGCAAGATCATCACCGACGCCCGCCATCGCGGAGAGCAAAGCGTCCGCCCTGCTGTGATGGAATGGCTGAAACAGCAGAGCTAA
- a CDS encoding EcsC family protein, which yields MHDIITRPLLDTDTELDRIAKHYRSAGGAGVQMLNALGGKAEGLLDQLPANVRDGLTGATERALRLSVQAAQGSRRAVPDQNEWVNAAVTTAMGAAGGFGGLPGALVELPATTTMLLRAIQGVAAGTGFDPATESVQFDCVRVFSAAGPLDFDDGADLGFLSARMTLTGGAMQKLIATVAPKLATALGQKLAAQTVPILGAVAGAGTNFAYTRYYQQIAHVQFGLRRLAVDADLPQDELVLRLRSRMSDQIS from the coding sequence ATGCACGACATCATAACCCGCCCGCTGCTGGATACGGACACGGAACTGGATCGGATCGCCAAGCATTACCGCTCGGCCGGGGGGGCGGGTGTGCAGATGCTCAACGCCTTGGGGGGCAAGGCCGAAGGTCTGCTGGACCAACTGCCTGCCAATGTTCGCGATGGTTTGACCGGGGCCACGGAACGCGCGCTGCGTCTGTCTGTGCAGGCCGCCCAAGGCTCGCGCCGGGCCGTGCCGGATCAGAACGAATGGGTCAATGCTGCGGTCACCACCGCCATGGGGGCGGCTGGCGGATTTGGTGGCTTGCCCGGCGCTTTGGTCGAATTGCCTGCGACGACCACAATGCTGCTGCGCGCCATTCAGGGCGTCGCGGCGGGGACTGGCTTTGACCCGGCAACCGAAAGCGTCCAGTTCGATTGCGTTCGTGTGTTTTCTGCCGCTGGACCGTTGGATTTCGACGATGGTGCCGATCTGGGGTTCCTGTCGGCGCGCATGACGTTGACCGGCGGGGCGATGCAGAAACTGATCGCCACTGTCGCGCCCAAACTGGCAACGGCATTGGGACAGAAACTGGCGGCGCAAACTGTGCCAATTCTGGGCGCGGTTGCTGGGGCTGGCACGAACTTTGCCTACACGCGCTATTACCAGCAAATCGCCCACGTCCAATTTGGCCTGCGCCGCTTGGCCGTGGATGCAGACCTGCCGCAGGACGAATTGGTTTTGCGTTTACGCTCTAGAATGTCGGATCAAATAAGCTAG
- a CDS encoding GNAT family N-acetyltransferase, whose amino-acid sequence MIEVKPETANDWWEVEALFDLCFAPGREALSSYRLRDDVEPVKEFSLVARDELGILAGAIRFWPVHVGDHDSLLLGPVAVHPTHQGEGLGGFLIQEGLEAAAKHGWHRCMLVGDAPYYNRFGFERLDGVNMPPPTNPDRVLGYALQEGAWTDITGDVSRWTA is encoded by the coding sequence TTGATCGAGGTCAAACCGGAAACGGCCAACGATTGGTGGGAGGTCGAGGCGCTTTTTGACCTGTGCTTTGCGCCGGGGCGCGAGGCGCTGTCGTCTTACCGGTTGCGTGACGACGTAGAGCCGGTGAAAGAGTTTTCTCTGGTTGCGCGCGATGAGCTGGGCATTCTGGCCGGCGCCATCCGCTTTTGGCCGGTACATGTGGGCGATCATGATAGTCTGCTGCTTGGCCCTGTGGCCGTGCACCCGACCCACCAAGGTGAGGGGTTGGGCGGTTTCCTGATCCAAGAGGGGTTGGAGGCCGCCGCGAAACACGGTTGGCATCGATGCATGCTGGTGGGCGATGCGCCCTATTACAACCGGTTCGGATTTGAGCGTCTTGACGGTGTGAACATGCCGCCGCCCACGAACCCAGACCGCGTGTTGGGCTATGCGCTGCAAGAGGGTGCCTGGACCGATATCACAGGCGATGTGTCCCGCTGGACTGCTTGA